A region of Kribbella sp. NBC_01245 DNA encodes the following proteins:
- a CDS encoding acyl-CoA dehydrogenase family protein encodes MGFEPSARAQELIGKVDEFIRTEIEPVEAAMHEAISKADDPWQPQPLMAELQAKARKQGLWNLFLPKAEEGNEQYGEGFANLDYAPIAELTGRSFIAPYVFNCNAPDTGNMEVLLRYGSAEQKAQWLEPLLDGTIRSAFCMTEPGVASSDATNMAATAIVEGDEVVINGRKWWSTGVGNPDCKLLIFMGLTDPEAHRYARHTMVLVPRDTPGVTVERLLPAMSRYDEPYGHGEVNFDNVRVPVTNILAGPGRAFEIAQGRLGPGRVHHCMRLIGLAEKSLELALERGTSRTAFGKPLVNLGGNRERIADARIAINQARLLVLQTAYLLDTQGLQGALSEVSQIKVAVPRMAQDVIDMAIQLHGGGGLSDDFPLAAAWTAARALRLADGPDEVHRGVIAKLELANYSREAQ; translated from the coding sequence ATGGGTTTCGAACCGTCCGCGCGGGCCCAGGAGCTGATCGGCAAGGTCGACGAGTTCATCCGGACCGAGATCGAGCCGGTCGAGGCCGCGATGCACGAGGCGATCAGCAAAGCCGACGACCCGTGGCAGCCCCAGCCGCTGATGGCCGAGTTGCAGGCCAAAGCCCGCAAGCAAGGCCTGTGGAACCTCTTCCTGCCCAAGGCCGAAGAGGGCAACGAGCAGTACGGCGAGGGCTTCGCGAACCTCGACTACGCCCCGATCGCCGAGCTGACCGGCCGCTCGTTCATCGCGCCGTACGTCTTCAACTGCAACGCGCCCGATACCGGCAACATGGAAGTGCTGCTCCGGTACGGCAGCGCCGAGCAGAAGGCGCAATGGCTCGAGCCGCTGCTCGACGGCACGATCCGCTCGGCGTTCTGCATGACCGAGCCGGGTGTCGCCTCCTCCGACGCCACCAACATGGCCGCCACCGCGATCGTCGAGGGTGACGAGGTGGTGATCAACGGCCGCAAGTGGTGGAGCACCGGCGTTGGCAATCCGGACTGCAAGCTCCTCATCTTCATGGGCCTGACCGACCCCGAGGCGCACCGCTACGCGCGCCACACGATGGTGCTCGTCCCGCGCGACACCCCCGGCGTAACGGTCGAGCGACTCCTCCCGGCGATGAGCCGGTACGACGAGCCGTACGGCCATGGCGAGGTCAACTTCGACAACGTGCGCGTGCCCGTCACGAACATCCTGGCCGGCCCGGGTCGTGCCTTCGAGATCGCGCAGGGCCGGCTCGGCCCCGGCCGGGTCCACCACTGCATGCGCCTGATCGGTCTCGCGGAGAAGTCCCTGGAGCTCGCCCTCGAGCGCGGCACCAGCCGGACGGCGTTCGGGAAACCGCTGGTCAATCTCGGCGGCAACCGCGAGCGGATTGCCGACGCCCGGATCGCGATCAACCAGGCCCGGCTGCTGGTGCTGCAAACGGCGTACCTGCTCGACACCCAAGGTCTGCAGGGCGCGTTGAGCGAGGTCAGCCAGATCAAGGTGGCCGTGCCGCGGATGGCGCAGGACGTGATCGACATGGCGATCCAGTTGCACGGAGGCGGCGGCTTGTCCGACGACTTCCCGTTGGCGGCCGCGTGGACCGCCGCCCGGGCCCTCCGGCTGGCGGACGGGCCCGATGAGGTGCACCGTGGGGTTATCGCCAAGCTCGAACTCGCCAACTACTCGCGGGAGGCACAGTGA
- a CDS encoding LLM class F420-dependent oxidoreductase, with amino-acid sequence MAWGLTVPLTGVPIRQHRSLISELASLGFTDLWSAEVAGADAFTPLVLASEWDDRLRLGTAVVPVHTRGPAALAMSAAALADLAPGRFVLGIGASSETIVTGWNGIAYDPPYARTRDVLRFLRSAFAGEKVDGEFDSFTIRRFRLEKAPDVPPPIMLAALRPQMLHLAAREADGAITNWLSADDVRKVRAELGPDKELAARIFVCVTEDAEMARNIGRFLIATYLTVPGYSAFHDWLGRGEAMKPMRDAWAAGDKNAAMAAVPVEVIDDLIVHGSPEECRAQIGRYVANGLDTPIIAALPTGTDLLTTARSLAL; translated from the coding sequence ATGGCCTGGGGTCTGACCGTTCCGCTCACCGGTGTGCCGATCCGGCAGCACCGTTCGCTGATCAGCGAGTTGGCTTCGCTCGGGTTCACCGATCTTTGGTCTGCCGAAGTGGCGGGCGCGGACGCGTTCACGCCGCTGGTGCTCGCGTCCGAGTGGGACGACCGGTTGCGCCTGGGTACGGCGGTCGTGCCCGTGCATACGCGGGGGCCGGCTGCGCTGGCGATGAGCGCGGCTGCGTTGGCAGACCTCGCGCCTGGGCGGTTCGTGCTCGGGATCGGCGCCAGCTCGGAGACGATCGTGACCGGGTGGAACGGCATCGCGTACGACCCGCCTTACGCCCGGACTCGCGACGTGCTGCGCTTTTTGCGGTCGGCGTTCGCGGGGGAGAAGGTGGACGGGGAGTTCGACTCGTTCACGATCCGGCGGTTCCGGTTGGAGAAGGCGCCGGATGTGCCGCCGCCGATCATGCTCGCGGCGTTGCGTCCGCAGATGCTGCACCTGGCCGCGCGGGAAGCCGATGGCGCGATCACGAACTGGCTGTCCGCGGACGACGTACGCAAGGTGCGGGCGGAGTTGGGGCCGGACAAGGAACTGGCCGCACGGATTTTCGTGTGCGTCACCGAGGACGCGGAGATGGCTCGCAATATCGGCCGGTTCCTGATCGCGACGTACCTGACCGTGCCGGGGTATTCGGCCTTCCACGACTGGCTCGGGCGTGGTGAGGCGATGAAGCCGATGCGGGACGCGTGGGCCGCCGGCGACAAGAACGCCGCCATGGCCGCGGTGCCCGTTGAGGTGATCGACGACTTGATCGTGCACGGGTCGCCGGAAGAGTGCCGCGCGCAGATCGGGCGATATGTGGCGAACGGGTTGGATACGCCGATCATCGCGGCTCTGCCTACGGGGACGGACCTGCTGACCACGGCTCGGTCGCTCGCGTTATGA
- a CDS encoding SDR family oxidoreductase, which translates to MRRRNILITGASSGLGEEMARQFAAKGHNLALTARRTDRLELLRDELVKAYPAITAVLRTLDVNDHDQVFEVFRSLDKELDGLDRVIVNAGIGKGAPLGTGRFDANRDTLLTNLVAATAQCEAALELFRARNAGHLVVISSMSAMRGMPKTITAYAASKAGLAALAEGLRLEFVGKPIKVSAIYPGYIASEMNDQVAKTPMMVDTVTGVRSMVDAIDKEKGKAYVPAWPWVPMSYLMRFMPLPILKRML; encoded by the coding sequence ATGCGTCGCCGCAACATCCTGATCACCGGAGCCAGTTCGGGGCTGGGCGAGGAGATGGCCCGGCAGTTCGCGGCCAAAGGGCACAACCTCGCGCTGACGGCACGTCGTACGGACCGGCTCGAGCTGTTGCGCGACGAGCTGGTCAAGGCCTATCCCGCGATCACGGCGGTGTTGCGCACGCTCGACGTGAACGATCACGACCAGGTGTTCGAGGTGTTCCGCTCACTCGACAAGGAGCTGGACGGCCTCGACCGGGTGATCGTGAACGCGGGGATCGGCAAGGGCGCGCCGCTCGGCACCGGCCGGTTCGACGCGAACCGCGACACCCTGCTGACGAACCTGGTCGCCGCGACGGCGCAATGCGAGGCGGCGCTCGAGCTGTTCCGCGCTCGGAATGCGGGCCACTTGGTGGTTATCAGCTCGATGTCCGCGATGCGTGGCATGCCGAAGACCATCACGGCGTACGCCGCGAGCAAGGCGGGTCTCGCCGCACTCGCGGAAGGGCTGCGGCTGGAGTTCGTCGGCAAACCGATCAAGGTCAGCGCGATCTATCCCGGGTACATCGCGTCGGAGATGAACGACCAGGTGGCCAAGACGCCGATGATGGTCGACACGGTGACGGGGGTTCGGTCGATGGTGGACGCGATCGACAAGGAGAAGGGCAAGGCCTACGTACCGGCCTGGCCGTGGGTGCCGATGTCTTACCTGATGCGGTTCATGCCGCTGCCGATCTTGAAGAGGATGCTCTGA
- a CDS encoding phosphotransferase family protein has product MSVRTEDAFDVAAVDGWLRGHTELPEGLPELDQFHGGASNLTYRLGYPGRELILRRPPSGTKAKGAHDMGREFRIQQALAPVYPYVPGMVAYCPDETLIGSEFYVMERIAGTIPRSELGVDLTPAETRRLCQTVIDTLIELHQVDPEKAGLTDLGRGEGYVERQVAGWTGRYRKAKTWNVPSFEKVMAWLEANRPDDVRICVIHNDFRFDNVVLAPDDPAKVVGVLDWELATLGDPLMDLGSSLAYWVQADDDWAFRRFRRQPTHLPGMMTRAEVIDYYCERTGLTAEHRTFYEVFGLFRLAVIAQQIYYRYHHKQTRNPRFKSLWFPVNYLERRCRRLIAKGN; this is encoded by the coding sequence ATGAGCGTTCGTACCGAGGACGCGTTCGACGTCGCGGCCGTGGACGGTTGGCTCCGCGGCCATACCGAACTACCCGAGGGACTGCCGGAGCTCGACCAGTTCCACGGGGGCGCGTCCAACCTGACGTACCGGCTGGGCTATCCCGGTCGCGAGCTGATCCTGCGCCGGCCGCCGAGCGGGACCAAGGCCAAAGGCGCGCACGACATGGGCCGGGAGTTCCGGATCCAGCAGGCCCTGGCGCCGGTCTATCCGTACGTCCCCGGCATGGTCGCGTACTGCCCGGACGAGACGTTGATCGGCTCCGAGTTCTACGTGATGGAGCGCATCGCCGGCACCATCCCGCGCTCCGAGCTGGGCGTCGACCTGACCCCGGCGGAAACGCGCAGGCTCTGCCAGACGGTCATCGACACGTTGATCGAGCTGCATCAGGTCGACCCGGAGAAGGCGGGTCTGACCGATCTCGGCCGCGGCGAGGGGTACGTCGAACGCCAGGTCGCGGGCTGGACCGGCCGCTATCGCAAGGCGAAGACGTGGAACGTGCCGAGCTTCGAAAAGGTGATGGCCTGGCTCGAGGCGAACCGGCCCGACGACGTCCGGATCTGCGTGATCCACAACGACTTCCGCTTCGACAACGTCGTACTCGCACCGGACGATCCGGCCAAGGTGGTCGGGGTGCTCGACTGGGAGTTGGCCACCCTCGGCGATCCGCTGATGGATCTCGGTAGTTCGCTCGCCTATTGGGTCCAGGCCGACGACGATTGGGCCTTCCGGAGGTTCCGCCGGCAGCCCACGCACCTGCCCGGGATGATGACTCGCGCCGAGGTGATCGACTACTACTGCGAGCGGACCGGCCTGACCGCCGAGCACCGCACGTTCTACGAGGTGTTCGGCCTGTTCCGGTTGGCGGTGATCGCCCAGCAGATCTATTACCGTTACCACCACAAGCAGACCCGGAATCCACGGTTCAAAAGCCTTTGGTTCCCGGTCAACTACCTCGAACGGCGCTGCCGCCGTTTAATCGCCAAAGGCAACTAA
- a CDS encoding VOC family protein, with the protein MSITKTLAVVPVEDFEVALEWYGRLFGRPADAQPMAGLADWHLSDSAWVQLHQNSDSAGKSFLNFAVDDLQKHTDELAGREIALGEVITTDKGAKLAPVNDPDGNTITFIENPSV; encoded by the coding sequence ATGAGTATCACCAAGACCCTGGCCGTCGTACCGGTGGAGGATTTCGAGGTGGCGCTCGAGTGGTACGGGCGGCTCTTCGGACGCCCCGCGGACGCGCAGCCGATGGCCGGGTTGGCGGACTGGCATCTGAGCGACAGCGCGTGGGTTCAGCTGCACCAGAACAGCGACTCGGCAGGGAAGAGCTTTCTCAATTTCGCGGTCGACGACCTTCAGAAGCACACGGACGAGCTCGCGGGCCGGGAGATCGCGCTTGGTGAGGTCATCACGACCGACAAGGGCGCGAAGCTTGCTCCGGTAAACGATCCGGATGGCAACACGATCACGTTCATCGAGAACCCGTCTGTCTGA
- a CDS encoding 2-dehydropantoate 2-reductase yields the protein MKICVYGAGGIGCYVGGRLAAAGSDVTFVGRPRMAASVASGGLRLTDYRGADLRVSAVRFEVVPEAAADADLVLVTVKSAGTATAGAELAKVLKPGAVVVSFQNGLRNAPLLREALPGHQVVTGMVPFNVLNRGGGAFHQGTEGFLDVEPGLSSFAPAFAAAGLPLTEHADMLPVQWAKLLLNLNNPINALSDLPLRDELSQRGYRLCLAAVQSEALAVLNFAGIKPAQLTAVPAHRMPTILRLPDFLFRRLAARMLAIDPLARSSMWEDLQAGRPTEIAYLNGEITTLGSDLGIPTPINTRITELIHRAEQTPTHYTAPALQSALPL from the coding sequence ATGAAGATCTGCGTGTACGGCGCCGGCGGGATCGGGTGCTACGTCGGCGGCCGGCTGGCAGCTGCCGGTAGTGACGTCACGTTTGTCGGCCGCCCTCGCATGGCCGCCTCGGTGGCGTCGGGCGGCTTGCGGTTGACCGACTATCGAGGTGCGGACCTGCGGGTCTCGGCCGTTCGCTTTGAGGTTGTCCCAGAGGCGGCCGCTGATGCCGATCTGGTTTTGGTGACGGTGAAATCGGCCGGAACAGCGACCGCTGGTGCCGAACTGGCGAAGGTGCTCAAGCCGGGCGCGGTCGTGGTGAGCTTCCAGAACGGCCTGCGCAACGCGCCTCTGTTGCGCGAGGCGTTGCCCGGGCATCAAGTGGTGACCGGAATGGTCCCCTTCAACGTGCTCAACCGTGGTGGCGGCGCCTTCCACCAGGGGACCGAGGGTTTCCTGGACGTCGAGCCCGGGCTGTCGTCCTTCGCCCCAGCCTTCGCGGCCGCCGGTCTGCCCCTCACCGAGCATGCCGACATGCTGCCGGTCCAATGGGCGAAACTCCTGCTCAACCTGAACAACCCCATCAACGCTTTGTCGGACTTGCCGCTCCGCGACGAGCTATCCCAACGCGGCTACCGGTTGTGCCTGGCCGCAGTCCAATCGGAAGCGCTCGCAGTACTCAATTTCGCCGGCATCAAACCGGCCCAGCTAACCGCCGTCCCCGCCCACCGCATGCCCACGATCCTCCGCCTCCCCGACTTCCTCTTCCGCCGCCTAGCCGCCCGCATGCTCGCCATCGACCCGCTAGCCCGCTCCTCCATGTGGGAAGACCTCCAAGCCGGCCGCCCCACCGAAATCGCCTACCTGAACGGCGAAATCACCACCCTTGGCTCGGACCTCGGCATCCCCACCCCCATCAACACCCGCATCACCGAGCTCATCCACCGGGCCGAACAAACCCCCACCCACTACACCGCCCCCGCCCTCCAATCCGCCCTACCCCTCTAG
- a CDS encoding histidine phosphatase family protein, with protein MSVLYLVRHAQASFGRSDYDRLSPQGERQAERLGEALAARGIKPDLVVSGAMQRHAKTARIALAAAGIDTAVTVDEGFNEFDHDQVIVAHKPAYKRRAVLLADLARTLEPARAFQEMFTEATARWVNSPGEEYAEPFKAFCERTEAAVRRTAAALEKGQTALVVTSGGPIAAVVGRLFAGTDDLWLTLNPVTVNTGITKLVDGRRGLTAVSFNDHGHLDGTDLLSYR; from the coding sequence GTGAGCGTTCTGTACCTCGTCCGGCACGCGCAGGCGTCGTTCGGTCGGAGCGACTATGACCGGTTGTCACCCCAGGGTGAGCGACAGGCCGAACGGCTGGGCGAGGCTCTGGCCGCGCGTGGCATCAAACCGGACCTGGTCGTCTCCGGCGCGATGCAACGCCATGCCAAGACCGCGCGGATCGCGCTCGCGGCCGCGGGGATCGACACCGCGGTCACGGTGGACGAGGGGTTCAACGAGTTCGACCACGACCAGGTCATCGTCGCGCACAAACCGGCGTACAAGCGCCGTGCGGTGCTGCTCGCGGATCTGGCCCGCACGCTCGAACCGGCCCGGGCCTTCCAGGAGATGTTCACCGAGGCCACGGCCCGTTGGGTGAACAGCCCGGGCGAGGAGTACGCCGAACCGTTCAAGGCCTTCTGCGAACGGACCGAGGCGGCAGTACGTCGTACCGCGGCCGCCCTCGAGAAGGGGCAGACGGCGCTCGTCGTCACCTCGGGCGGACCGATCGCGGCGGTGGTCGGCCGGTTGTTCGCGGGTACCGACGACCTCTGGCTGACGCTCAACCCGGTCACGGTCAACACGGGGATCACGAAACTCGTCGACGGCCGGCGAGGTCTCACCGCCGTCAGCTTCAACGATCACGGGCACCTGGACGGCACCGATCTACTGAGCTACCGATAG
- a CDS encoding TetR/AcrR family transcriptional regulator produces the protein MRQRLTAEDRRKQLVGIGLQMLRTRPIHELSVDAVAEEAGISRTLLFHYFPSKRDFYVAVISAAGRRLLRVTAPDPSLPADEQLVQMLTAYAAFVHRRRASYISFVRGAAGGDVYVVEVYDETRAALTDRVLGLLGSPEASPAVRLRVHAWLAYVEDLFIEWSGLPPADRPGTAEDLVTHAVTTLHALLGL, from the coding sequence GTGCGGCAGCGACTGACAGCCGAAGACCGGCGCAAACAACTCGTGGGCATCGGCCTGCAGATGCTGCGAACGCGCCCGATCCACGAGCTCTCGGTGGACGCGGTGGCGGAAGAGGCCGGCATCTCGCGGACGCTGCTGTTCCACTACTTCCCGAGCAAGCGCGACTTCTACGTGGCGGTGATCAGCGCTGCCGGCCGGCGTCTCCTGCGGGTTACGGCGCCTGATCCGTCGTTGCCGGCCGACGAGCAGTTGGTGCAGATGCTGACGGCCTATGCGGCGTTCGTGCATCGGCGGCGGGCGTCGTACATCTCGTTCGTCCGTGGTGCCGCGGGCGGCGACGTCTACGTGGTCGAGGTGTACGACGAAACCCGCGCCGCCCTGACCGATCGCGTCCTCGGTCTCCTCGGTTCTCCCGAGGCGAGCCCTGCCGTGCGGCTGCGGGTACACGCCTGGCTCGCCTACGTCGAAGACCTCTTCATCGAATGGTCAGGCCTACCCCCCGCCGACCGCCCCGGCACCGCCGAAGACCTCGTCACCCACGCCGTCACCACGCTGCACGCCCTGCTCGGCCTCTAA
- a CDS encoding SDR family NAD(P)-dependent oxidoreductase — protein MNRVLVTGGSSGLGDALVRQLVASGHQVLRTDIAAEGPDDTPYLQLDVRNADDWDKAIAWCAEHWGGLDLLINNAGIATGGRIDVESLATWDRVVDINLMGVVRGCRAFAPMFKNQRSGHIVNTASAAGLVHPPMMSSYNTVKAGVVALSETLSHELHPYGVTVSVVCPSFFKTNLADSIQGDDAEMNSVARRLIEKSPRTADDIAKVVLDGIQKRQFLIIPDRPALMSWRTKRFARPLYDRQMRKIARRARERSEGQG, from the coding sequence GTGAACCGCGTTCTCGTCACCGGTGGTTCGTCGGGATTGGGCGATGCCCTGGTCCGCCAACTCGTTGCCTCCGGCCACCAAGTGCTGCGCACCGACATCGCCGCGGAAGGCCCGGACGATACGCCGTACCTGCAGCTCGACGTGCGGAACGCCGACGACTGGGACAAGGCCATCGCGTGGTGTGCTGAGCATTGGGGTGGCCTCGATCTGCTGATCAACAACGCGGGGATCGCCACCGGCGGCCGGATCGACGTCGAGTCGCTGGCCACCTGGGACCGGGTCGTCGACATCAACCTGATGGGCGTGGTCCGGGGCTGCCGCGCGTTCGCCCCGATGTTCAAGAACCAGCGCTCGGGCCACATCGTCAACACCGCGTCGGCCGCCGGCCTGGTGCATCCGCCGATGATGTCGTCGTACAACACGGTCAAGGCCGGCGTGGTCGCGCTCAGCGAGACGCTCTCGCACGAGCTGCATCCGTACGGCGTGACCGTGTCCGTGGTCTGCCCGTCGTTCTTCAAGACCAACCTGGCCGACTCGATCCAGGGTGACGACGCCGAGATGAACAGTGTCGCCCGGCGCCTGATCGAGAAGTCCCCGCGGACGGCGGACGACATCGCCAAGGTCGTGCTCGATGGCATCCAGAAGCGCCAGTTCCTGATCATCCCGGACCGGCCCGCGTTGATGTCCTGGCGGACCAAGCGCTTCGCCCGCCCGTTGTACGACCGGCAAATGCGCAAGATCGCCCGCCGGGCCAGGGAACGGTCCGAAGGCCAGGGATGA